In Vicia villosa cultivar HV-30 ecotype Madison, WI linkage group LG7, Vvil1.0, whole genome shotgun sequence, the DNA window TATCTTTCATAGTtctcattatttatttaattacattttgaatttaattgaataatttccaaataaaatgaataaaaaaaataatagaactAAAGAATGGCATTATGGGCCTTGGATACGCTCATGATCATGTTTCAAAGCTAAAACTTAGACCCATTAGTCAAAATAATCAAACTTGCTCACTTTGCATTttatgcatttcctcaaaatcgcccaacttgtgcaattTGTATCTTGCTCAAATTTTATCATTTagatgcattctaggactttttagaaagcttgatGAGTCatttaaaacctccttttggtttcacctcaattggagcttccatgctcaagttatgagctttgacccaaaaggtgtcttttgttgactttttggaggacctataatctcttcgaccatatctcttgaatgaagcatttctggccttggcttgtgagagacaaagttgtagagaatccaatttccttcaaaataggctttggttgggaaatttttgatactccatgtgaaagttatgactagtcaaagttgagttgactttctcctataaaaaccctaatttgaacctttgcttttgttcatttctgagtttttattaatggatcatgatcaacctttgatcaaatgatggatataacctcacatacttgattttgacaaaaaaatcttgaagtttgactgtattttgactatagttgacttttaggtcagcatAGTCGATTATAGATCATgtgagccattgagtgagaaatccttgggattgaagcttgataattgacatggagatacctcgAGACATATgggacaccttgagatccatttgaggccttagagactcaagttcttttgatgaaGTGCAAACCCTAGCTTTGGATATCCTGAATCAGGAGAGTATTCATTGAGccaacccttgagccttgaatccttgatgatgaaatgagatgggcaaattttggggtatgacattctaCAACACAAAAGGTACGTTATGGGACTCATCTGCTGGCTGGAGAAGCAGATGACTGATGGGTTGACACTCGTCAGAGATTGAAAGCTATTGGTGAGGTGATTACTTGACTGTGTTCACCAGGGACTTCACAAGTACCGCCACAATATATATAATGCGTGGTAAACAATAGAGgcaacatatttaaaaaaaatcctatCACTTCCtaataagagaaaaataaaatactaaatattCAAGACGAAGTGGCAGGTTAATAATGGATGGAACATCCAGTTATACCGCCACAATAATAGACGCAGGTCACAAGTCACGTCAGGACTTCGTCGGGCGAGGCTTAAGGGCCTATTGTTCCTTTCTAGGCCGACATATTTAATAATTACAATCCAATAAGAGTATGAGCCCATACCAAAGATGGTTTGACCTGACCCATAATCTTAAGAATGGTTACATCGAAGTACGAGGGGGAAAACACACCATAGATAGGATTGTGAACTCGGGAACATGATAAGTTTTGCCAtaagaaaacacaaaaataagTGATTGAATATGGACTGTCAAATGACATAATGAGTAATACTCTGACATCTATCTTACACGAAGGTTCTAGATTTATGAAAATCCTAGATTCCAACTATTAAAGGTGAACAAACACCGAAATCAAGATATACActcttaaaaatttaaaatgtttcTCTCAGTCTCAGACATTTATTGATTTAGACGTTATAGTATTTGCGGATACCACTTTCCAATATCGGATAAAATATCAATTGACAACTAGCTCTTAAAACTCATTATCTCTCGAAAAAATTAAGCCTGACACCAATCACCCATCATGCCCATGCtagatcaattttttttataaagaaaatatacttttggaatttttattagaaagaataaaaacattaaataaatgaatatatatatatatatatatatatatatatatatatatatatatatatatatatatatatatttctctcCAATTATCTCCTTCACAAATTTGTCTCTATCTCTCACtaacattttctctctcttctttttttatatgttatattttataaatgtttattattattacacTTGGTTGATTGAAGGAGAGAGATGTATGGAAGGAGATGATCCAATGTGGTTTATTAAATAGTTTTTAATTATCAATTCATCTTTAATTTTAGCTTAAAATtatcttttttatatataaaacaaaactaTAAAAAATAGGTAAATAAAATCATGTACTTGTTCCATTGCACCACTTGACATAATTTATTACAAAGACAAAAAGAAATCTTGCAACTCATCTCTATATCCGTTCCCTTTTTAAATTAAACAAACACTTCTCTAATGCAACATCTTATCtttaattattgtaattattgtaactcaaactattttaaattattttttatatttaaatttccaTTTCTCCGAATTTTACCTAACACGTGTTGATGTTCATGTTCGGACACTCCTAGGTAGTtttagatttagttcttcttTCCAACACTCCCAGTTAGGGTTTTGTAATAATGGATTACAACCGCGACGGCAACGTCGTTCAAATCATCACCGGCGGCGGCGGCGGTGCTGATAGCTGGTCGAGTGACCAAGCAGATTGGGCGACGGAAGACGAGTATCGCTACTGGAACGGAAACGAAGCCGGCGAAACCACTCCGTCATCGAACTCCAATTGCGAGCGTCAACAGCGTTCGGGAAGCGAGCCGCCGAACAAGAAATCGAGAAGCAGTTCGCAAGACGGAGGAAATGGCGGCGGCGGAGGCGGATCCAATCGAGCGAAAGCGATCGGGAAGATGTTCTTCAAGACGAAACTGTGCTGCAAGTTTCGAGTTGGGACTTGTCCTTACGTAACGAACTGTAATTTTGCTCACAGTGTTGAGGAGCTTCGTCGGCCGCCGGCGAATTGGCAGGAGATTGTGGCGGCGCATGAGGAGGAGAGGAACGTGCTGGAGCAGCCGAGGGAGGAGTTTCAGATTCCGACGGTTGGGTCGAGTACTTTTGTTGGGGAGAGTATGAATAATAGGTCGTATAAGGGTAGGCATTGTAAGAAGTTTTATACGGAGGAAGGGTGTCCTTATGGAGATAGTTGTACTTTTCTTCATGATGAGCAGTCGAAGAATCGCGAGAGTGTTGCGATAAGTTTGGGTCCTGGTGGTTATGgtggtggaggtggtggtggtggtggtggaggtaGTGCTGGTAGTGGCGGGGTTAGTGGgagtggtgttgttgttgttgcggcGGGTGCTGCGGCGGCTGGGAATGGACCGAATTTGAAGC includes these proteins:
- the LOC131620573 gene encoding zinc finger CCCH domain-containing protein 12, producing MDYNRDGNVVQIITGGGGGADSWSSDQADWATEDEYRYWNGNEAGETTPSSNSNCERQQRSGSEPPNKKSRSSSQDGGNGGGGGGSNRAKAIGKMFFKTKLCCKFRVGTCPYVTNCNFAHSVEELRRPPANWQEIVAAHEEERNVLEQPREEFQIPTVGSSTFVGESMNNRSYKGRHCKKFYTEEGCPYGDSCTFLHDEQSKNRESVAISLGPGGYGGGGGGGGGGGSAGSGGVSGSGVVVVAAGAAAAGNGPNLKPSNWKTRICNKWEMTGYCPFGNKCHFAHGATELHRYGGGLMEGEIRDGVSVVASDAKQGVSSKNHADNVVASTPPIAHSDVYHIGVPSQRPSIVSQQPGQRAHHKWKGPDKISRIYGDWIDDFD